Below is a genomic region from Nocardioides panacis.
CGCCGCCGGTGCAGGCCGCCGTGGTGTCGCCGACCTTGCAGTCGAGCGGCTCGGTGCGGTCCACGGCGGTGCCGGCTCCGTCGTACTGGAAGAGCACGATGTCGGCGGTGCCGCGGGCGTCGCGCTGCAGGCCCTGGTCCACGAGGTAGTCCATGGCGTACCAGTCGCTCCAGGCCTCGCCCATCGACCCGGCCTGCACCTCGCCGAGGGTGGAGTTGCCGGACGCGTCGACGACCAGCCGGTTCGACAGGCCGTGGGTGTACTCGTGGTAGACGGTGTCCGCCTCGTCCCCGACGTTGGTCGGGGAGAACGGGTCCTCGTCGGGGTACGCCGTGCCGGGCTGGTGCTGGAGGTACATCTGCATCGTCGGCGCCTGCCCGTCGGGCGGGGTGCTCATGTTCGCGTTGTCGATGTGCGAGCCGTCGGGCAGCCCGGCGGCGGTGTTCGCGCCGTCGTCGGTCTGGGTGTCGACGGCGTCACCGGCGACCCCGCCGCGGGTGCTGTTGCGGAGCTGGAAGTTGCCGGCCGCCTCGGTGAAGCCGATCGGCCCGTCGAGCAGGTGGTCGTGCCAGTTGTTGACGTAGAAGAACACCTGCGCGACGTTCTGGGCCCGGTTGGCCTGCCAGGAGTAGGGCACGTTCGGGTCCCACGAGCAGGGGTAGGGGTTGTCGCAGAACGACACGCCCGGCACCGAGAACGGCTTGAGCGCGTAGTCCCAGCGGTGCCCGGCGGAGGGCGCGGCCTCCTCGGTGCCCTGGGAGACGTTGTCGTCGTTCACGTCGGAGTAGGCGTGCGAGTTGTTGCCGGACAGCTTGGTGGCGTTGCGGTCCAGCCAGCCCTTGGCCGTGTAGTCGACCGAGACCTGGCTGCCGCCGCGCGGCGCGCGCGGGAAGTACTGGTAGGCCAGCCCGCCGCTGCCGGCCTTCGGCGCGTCCAGCTTGTCGGTGGAGGTGGCGTCCGAGGACAGCGGGCGGCGGAACAGCAGCCCCCCGGTGTGCGCGTCGAGGACCGTCAGGGTCGGGTGCGCGGCCGACATGGTGACCGTGCTCCAGCCGAGGTGGGTGCCGGTGCGGGTCACGAACAGCACCTGGTGGGCGGTGTCGCGCGCCCCGGGGGCGGCGGGGTCGCCCTGCTCCGTGCGGGCCGCGGAGATGGCCTGGTCCCCGGTGTCGAGCCGGGTCGCGGACGCGGGGGCGGCGGCCGCCTCGGAGACCGGCGAGCCGCCGAGGCTGACCAGCCGTCCGTCGTCGGTGACCGCGGACTGCAGGCCGTTGCCGAAGACGTCGACGCCGCCGACCTTCTGCGTCCACGACAGGTGGTGGGTGCCGTCGACGTCGACGTAGTCGCGGCGCAGGTGGAAGGTCTTGAGGTCCTTGCTGCTGAGGCCGAGCGCGTCGTGGTGGTCGGCGACGTACCCGAGGGTGACCTTGGCGGCCCCCTGCGAGCTGCGGCCGGTCAGGAAGCCGTCCAGCCGGGTCAGCAGGCGCGGCGTCCCGGTGGCTCCGTCCAGGTCGAGGAGCGCCTGGTCGCCGAGGGACCCCCGCAGCCGGCGGGTCTCGGGACGTGAGGCGGCGCGCGCGGCGTCGCGCAGCAGGGCGGCCCGGGCCTTGTCCCCGCTGCCCCGCCGGGCGTCGAACCCGCCGCGGGCGTCGGCGCCCGGGTCGGTCTGCTGCTCGGCCCCGGCCCGCGGCCGGTGCTGGCCGGCGGCGAACGAGGCGGTGGTGGTGGACACGCCGGTGACGACGGCGAGCAGTCCGGCGGTGAGCGCGATGGCGGAGCGATGGCGTCGGTGGCGCAGCTGCATCTGGAGTTTTCCCCTCGGAGGCGCGACGGGTCCCGGTGTCTCGAGACCCGGCGGTCACTCTTCCCGGAAGATCGCGTGCCCACAAGGTGCAGAACGCAACTTTTCCCGTGGAACGGGACGTCAGAGGCGAATCCGCAGGGCGGCGAGCCGCTCGTAGGCGGGCCGGCAGGCCTCCGCGACGTCGGCGTCGTGCCGGCCCAGCGCCACCTCGCGCGGGCGCCACGGCTCGAAGCCGGTCGAGCGCCACACCGCGTCGTACCAGTACGGCGCCCACACCCCGTCGCTGCTGCGCGGACCCGCCGGCCAGGCCAGCATCCTCGGCGTGAACCCGATCCCGAGCCAGTCGCACAGCCAGCGCAGGTGCGCCTCCGGGTCGCGCAGGAAGTCGCCGGCGTCGATCACCGGGGGAGTGCCGTCACCGGACCGGAGTGCGTCGAGGAGCCGGACCTGCTGGAGCAGGCCGATGTCCTCGGGCTCGCAGGACTCCCGCGAGCGCACGTAGGACGCGACCACCTCGGCCGGGTCGCGGATCAGCAGCACGTTGCGGAAGTCCCGGGTCCAGGACAGGTCCATGTCGTCGGCGAGGTGGTGGGTCATCTGCTTCGAGTAGTGCACGCCGACCCCGTCGGGCAGGGGCGCGTGCAGCGCGGCGACCACCTCGGTCGGGTCGGTGGGCTGGGAGGCGATCACCGTCTCCCGGCCGGGGTGGTCGATCCCGGTGCGCAGCAGGTAGGCGGCGTAGAACGGCTCGTCGACGACGACGGTGTCCCCGCGGTTCTCCCAGGAGCGCATCATCGCGGTGCTCACGTTGCGGGGGCCGCTCCACATCGCCACCCGCGTCACGTGGCTCATGGCGCCGACCGGCCCGCGACGTCCGCGTCGACCAGGTCGACGTACATCTGCTGCAGGCGCTCGACGACCGGGCCGCGCGCCCCGGCGCCGATGGTGCGCCCGTCCACGGTCCGCACCGGTACGACGCCCGCGAACGTCCCGGTCACGAAGGCCTCCTGCGCGCTGTAGACGTCGGTGAGGCTGAACGTCGTCTCCCGGGCGGTGATCCCGCCGGCACGGCACATCGCGAGGACGTTCCCGCGGGTGATCCCGCCGAGGCAGAACCGGCCGTCGGAGGTCCACACCTCCGGTTCCTCCGGCGTGCCCTTCACGACGAAGAAGTGCGTGCTGTTGCAGGTCGCCACGAAGCCGTGCGGGTCGAGCATCAGCGCCTCGTCCGCGCCGGCGGTGTAGGCCTGGATGCACGCGGTGATGTCGTTGAGCTTGCTGTGCGAGTTGAGCTTGGGGTCGAGGGTGTCGGGGTAGGCCCGGCGCACGTGCGTGGTGAACAGCGTGATGCCGTGGGTCACGGTGTCCGGTATCGCCTCCTTGTGCTCGGCGATGATCACCACGGTCGCCGGGCCGACGGTCACCCGCGGGTCCTGGTAGGGCGTCGCCTTCACGCCGCGGGTCACCATCAGCCGCACGTGCACGCCGTCGACCATGTCGTTGGCGCGCAGGGTGTCGTAGATCGCGGAGGTGAGCTCGGCACGGGTCAGCCCGATGTCCATCAGGATCGCCTGGGCGCCCTCGTAGAGCCGGTCCAGGTGGGTCTCCAGGAACGCCGGGTGCCCGCCGCGCACCCGCAGCCCCTCCCAGACGCCGTCGCCGAGCACGAAGCCCGAGTCGAAGACCGAGACCACCGCGCGCTCGCGGGGCAGCAGCTCCCCGTTCACCCAGATCCTGATCGCGGCGTTGCGGGGGTCGTCGTCGTAGTCGTGCGTGCCGCGAGCCATGCCCGCAGCCTAGGAGCCGGGGCTTGCCAGGGGTGACAGGCTGGCGGGCATGACTTCGGAGAGCCGGCAGGTGGACGTGGTGGTCGTGGGGCTCGGGCCGGGCGGGGAGTCGGCAGCGACCCAGCTCGCGCGGGCCGGGCTCTCGGTCGTCGGGGTGGACCGCCGGCTGGTCGGCGGCGAGTGCCCGTACTACGGCTGCATCCCGAGCAAGATGATGATCCGCGCCGCCGACGTGCTGGCCGAGGCCCGGCGGGTCGCGGACCTCGCCGGCGCGAGCACGGTGACGCCGGACTGGTCGCCGGTGCACGCCCGGATCCGCGACGAGGCGACCACCGACTGGGACGACCAGGCGGCCGTCGACCGGCTCGAGGACGCCGGCGTCACGTTCGTGCGCGGTGCGGCCCGGCTCACCGGCCCCCGGACCGTGGAGGTGGACCCCTCGACAGGCTCAGGACAAGGGGCGGTGCGGTACACCGCCACGCGGGGCGTGGTGCTGAACACCGGCACGGACCCCTCGGCGCCACCCGTCGACGGGCTGGCGGGCACGCCCTTCTGGACCAACCGGGACGCGGTGCGGCTGGCCGACCTGCCCGCCTCGCTGATCGTGGTCGGCGGCGGCGCGATCGGCGCCGAGATGGCACAGGCGTTCTCCCGGTTCGGGGTGCGGGTCACGCTGCTCGAGGTGGCCGACAGGATCCTCGCTCCCGAGGAGCCCGAGTCGAGCGCGCTGGTCGCCGACGTGTTCGCCAAGGAGGGCATCCAGGTGCTGGCCGGCGCGACGATCTCCTCGGTGTCCTACGCCGAGGGCCGGTTCACCGTCGAGGTGGACGGGCAGTCGCTGCACGCGGACAAGCTGCTGGTCGCGGCCGGTCGCCGCCCGGCGCTCGCCGGTCTCGGGCTGGACACGGTCGGCCTGGACCCGGAGGCCCGCTCGATCGACACCGACGAGCGGCTGCGGGCCACCGGCGCCGAGGGCCTGTGGGCGATCGGCGACATCACCGGCAAGGGCGCGTTCACGCACATGTCGATGTACCAGGCCGCCGTCGCGGTGCGCGACATCCTCGGCCAGGACGGGCCGCCGGCGACGTACCACGCGGTGCCGCACGTGACCTTCACCGATCCCGAGGTCGGCTCGGTCGGGATGACCGAGCAGCAGGCCCGCGACGCCGGCCTCTCGGTGCGGGTCGGTACGACGGACCTCGCCTCGTCCACGCGCGGCTGGATCGCCCGCGCCGAGGGCCTGGTCAAGCTCGTCGAGGACGCCGACCGGGGGTGCTGGTCGGGGCCACGGCCGTCGGCCCGAGCGGGGGGAGAGGTGCTGTCGATGCTGGTCACCGCGGTGCACGCGGAGATCCCGACCGACACCCTGAGGTCGATGATCTACGCCTACCCGACCTTCCACCGGGCCGTCGAGGACGCCCTGTCCAGCCTGGCCTGAGGGCCGCCGGGCCGCCATGTCGGTCCATGTCGCGACATCCGGGCGGGCTGGTCCGAACGGGTCCACCGGACCACCCGTCGAGTCATGGACATCGGGTCGCGGCCGGTTCAGACTTGACGTGCAACGACGGCCGGGACCCCGCCATCGATCAAGGTGACGCGAGGGGTGTTGACCATGACGATGAACAAGAACCGGTCGCCGGACGGCTACGCGCTCCACGACCAGCCGGGCGTGACGACGACCCACCCACCCGTCCTGTCCCTGTCGGTCGACCGCCCGTGCGGGTGGTCGGTGCTGGCGGCCTCCGGCGAGATGGACACCGCGTGCGCCGGGGTGCTGAGGTCCCTGCTGTCGGCCGCGGGGCCGAACGTGGTGGTGGACCTGCGTGAGGTGACCTTCATGGACGCCAGCGGTCTCGGCGTGCTCGCCACCAGCGGGCACATCGCGCGGCGGCTCGGCGGCGCGGTGCGGCTCGTCGGTCCGTCGCACCAGGTCCGCCGGGTGCTGTCGCTGACCCTCCTGGACCGGGTGCTGCCGATCTACGACGACCTGCAGGAAGCGTTGACCGCTGCCTAGGCGTCCACCGGGGCCAGCAGCGTGCGGGTCCACACGTCGGTGACCAGCGCGGCGTACCCCTCGGCGCCGCCGCCGCGGCTGGTGACGAGCAGGTAGTACTCCGGGCCGTTCATCGACCACACCAGGTCGGCGACCTGGTCGTCGGTGAGGTCGGCCCGCAGCTCGCCGGTCCCGCGCAGGTCCCGGGCGAACAGCCGCATGTTCGCGGCGCGGCGCTCGGTCAGCCCCTCCCACACCGCCCGGCACGCGTCGTCGGTGGTGGCCGCGACCCGCAGCGCGTCGGCGAGCGGGACGGTCCCGGGCAGCAGCCGGCCGAGCGCGGCGGCGTACACCTCGATCTTGGCGCGGGCGCCGGTGGCGTCCCGGACCGCGCGGACGTAGTCGCGCTGCTCGGCCGGCACCGGCTCGTCCGTGCCGCCGAGCACCATGTCGTGCACCGCGAGCAGCAGCTGCGGCTTGCGGCCGACCGACGCGTAGACGGTGTCCACCGACACCCCCGCCCGGCGGGCGACCTCGCTGACGGCGGTGCCGGGGTAGCCGTGGCCCACGAACAGGTCCCGGGCGGCCAGCAGCACCGCCCGGCGGGTGGCGGCCGCCTGGGCCTGGCGGCGCTCGGAGCGGTAGGTGCGGGTCTTGACCGGGTCGGGCACGCGTCCTACCGTACATTATTCGTCCGAAGTCAGTTCGGACCAAAAGCATCGGAGCAGCCATGACCGCCGAAGCCACCGCCAGCGGGGTCGTCGTCCACCGGGCCGGCAGCGGTCCGGGCACCTGGGCGATGGGGTCGCTGTTCGAGCACCTGGTCTCCGCCGGCCAGAGCGACGGGCGGCTCGGGATGTCGCTGGTCACCCAGCCGCCGGGGACCGCGACGCCGCTGCACCGGCACACCCGCGAGGCCGAGGCGCTGTTCCTGCTCGAGGGCCGGATCAGCTACCGGGCCGGCGAGGACCTGCACGAGCTCGAGGACGGCGCCTTCCTGTTCCTGCCGCAGGGCCTGCCGCACGCGTTCCGGGTCCGGGGCGCCGCGCCGGCCCGGTTCCTGGCACTGACCGTGCCCGGCGGCCTGATGGGCCTGTACGACGAGGTGGGGATCCCCGCGCAGGCGATGCGGCTGCCCGGTCCCGACGGGCTGCCGATGGCCGAGGAGATCGCCCGGTGGAACGAGGTCGGGCCGCGCTACGGGCTCGAGGTCGTCGGCCCGCCGGTGCCGGAGTAGCCGCGACACCCGGCGCCCACCGGCGCAGGTCCCGGCTCCGGCCCCGAGGTCTGGGTAACGTCGCCGCCACCAGGCCTCGCCGAGATCAGGGGACCCCATGTCCGGGACACGTCGTCGCATCCTGCTCGCCACGCTGGTGGCGGCACTCACCTGCACCCTCGCCGCCCCCGCGCAGGCCCTGCCCGTCCAGGGCCGCGACGGGCACCGGGAGGCCGCCGCGCCGCGGACGCGGCTCGCCGCCCTGACCGACCGGCGGGGGCCGAACCCACGGGTCGCCTACTACGACCGGCGGTCCCACCGGCTGCACGACGGCCACCGCTCGATCCCGGTGCGGTTCCCCGGCGCGCTCACCCAGCTCGCCGCGGTGCGCGGCGGCTACGTCGTGGTGAACACGCTCTCCGACCTCGACGCGCGCACGACCTTCCGCTTCGTCAACCGGCTCGGTCGCTCGCGGGTGGTCGGGCACGGCTGGTTCGCCTACCTCACCGCCGTGTCCGCCGACGGGCGGCGCATCGCCTACTCCACCGGTGGCGCGCGGCGCACGTCGGTGGTCCGGGTGGCCGACGGCAGGACCGTCTCGCGGATGTTCACCGGCGGCGGAGACGTGGTCGCGCTGGGTCGGGTCCGCGCCCTGGTCGACGTGGGCGGGCACACCGTCTGGTGGACCCCGCGCACCGACCGGGTCACGCACTACGCCGACGACGAGGCGTACGCCGCCGACCTCTCGGCCCGGCGCGTCGCGATGCTCCAGGGCGACACCTCGCTGACCTACGTCGGGTCGTTCCCGCGGGGCAGCCTGCCGTCGTGGCGGCTGCCGGACACCGAGCGGGTCGCCCGGTTCTCCGGGACCGACCGCCGGGTGCTCACGCTCGGCCACCAGGACCGTCGCCCGACCAGCAACTACACGCTGGTGCGGCTGCGCAGCACCCGCACCGGCGACGTACGACGGACGTTCCTGGGCCGCCTCGACCCGGTGCAGGACCCGCGCTGGGAGGACGCCCGGACCTTCCTCGCGCTGGTCAAGGCCCGGCACCGGCCGCCCGGCACGATCCGCGAGGCGTGGCTGCGGTGCACCGTCGGCGGGCGCTGCGAGCGGGCCAGCCGGGTGTTCACGCTGGACGCGACCAGCGGCGAGCAGTCGCCGCTGGTGCTGGCCCTGCAGCGCACCGGCTGAGCCGTCTCACCGGGGCGGTGCCGGGTCGTCGCGTCCGCCGGCCGGCTGCTACCGTGACGCCCGATCGACACATCCTTTAACGAGCCGTCCTGTGAGGCGGAGAAGGAGGTTCGGCTGCTCGTGCCTGCCCCGCCACTGCCTTCGGCCCCGACCGGCCCCGCCCCGCGCGTGGTGATGGACCCCCGTGACGTCTCCCGGGCCCTCACCCGCATCGCGCACGAGATCCTCGAGCGCAACAAGGGCGCCGCCGACCTCGTCCTGCTCGGCATCCCGAGCCGCGGCGTGCCGCTCGCCCAGCGCGTCGCCGCGAAGATCGCGGCCGTCGAGGGCGTCGACGTCGCCGTCGGCTCGCTGGACGTGACGATGTACCGCGACGACCTGCGGATGCGGCCGGCCCGCACCCTGCTGCCCACAGAGATCCCGCACGGCGGCATCGACGGCAAGGTGGTCGTGCTGGTCGACGACGTGCTGTTCTCCGGGCGCACGATCCGCGCCGCCCTCGACGCGATGAACGACGTGGGCCGTCCGCGGGCGGTCCGGCTCGCCGTGCTGGTGGACCGCGGCCACCGCGAGCTGCCGATCCGCGCCGACTTCGTCGGCAAGAACCTGCCCACGTCCCTGGTCGAGTCGGTCCGCGTGCGGCTCGCGGAGTTCGACGGCGAGGACGCGGTGACGATCTCCGGGACGCCGGGCGCCGTGACCACCCGCGACGAGAACGAGGAGCAGCGATGAAGCGCCACCTGCTGAGCGCCGGCGACCTGACGCGCGCGGACGCCGAGCTGGTGCTGGCCACCGCCGAGGAGATGCGGTCGCTGGCCGACCGGCCGATCAAGAAGCTGCCCGCGCTGCGCGGCCGCACCGTGGTGAACCTGTTCTTCGAGGACAGCACCCGCACCCGGATCTCGTTCGAGGCGGCCGCCAAGCGGCTCTCGGCCGACGTCATCAACTTCTCCGCGAAGGGCTCCTCGCTGTCCAAGGGCGAGAGCCTCAAGGACACCTCGCTGACCCTGGAGGCGATGGGGGCCGACGCGGTCGTCGTCCGGCACTGGGCGTCGGGGGCGCCGCACCTGCTGGCCAACGCCGGCTGGTCGAAGAGCTCGGTGGTCAACGCCGGCGACGGCACCCACGAGCACCCGACCCAGGCGCTGCTCGACGCGTTCACGATGTGGCGGCACCTCGGCAACCTCGACGGCCGCCGGGTCGCGATCGTCGGCGACGTGCTGCACAGCCGGGTGGCCCGCTCCAACGCCCTGCTGCTCAAGACGCTCGGCGCCGAGGTCACCCTCGTCGCGCCGCCGACCCTGCTGCCGGTGGGCATCGAGGGCTGGGACGTGGAGACGTCCTACGACCTCGACGCGGTGCTGCCCAAGGCAGACGTGGTGATGATGCTGCGGGTGCAGCGCGAGCGGATGACCCTGCAGGGCGGCGGGTTCTTCCCGACGGCGCGCGAGTACAGCCGCCGCTACGGCCTGGACGGGCGCCGGATGGACACCCTGCTGGACCACACGATCGTGATGCACCCCGGCCCGATGATCCGCGGCATGGAGATCACCGCCGACGTCGCCGACTCCAAGCGGTCGGTGATCGTCGAGCAGGTCACCAACGGCGTCGCGGTCCGGATGGCGGTGCTCTACCTCCTGCTCGGCGGCTCCGAGCCGGCCCTCTCGACCCCCCTCCCGACCACCCCCCGAATCCCGCGGAGACCTCGTCGTGACGACGTACCTGATCAAGAACGCCCGGATCCTCGGTGGCGAGCCCACCGACCTCCTGCTCGCGGACGGCGTGGTCGCCGCGATCGGCAGCGCGCTCGACGCCGCGCTGGACGCCGGGGGAGCCGAGGTCGTGGACGCCGAGGGCCTCGTCGCGCTGCCGGGCCTGGTCGACCTGCACACCCACCTGCGCGAGCCCGGCCGGGAGGAC
It encodes:
- a CDS encoding M36 family metallopeptidase — protein: MQLRHRRHRSAIALTAGLLAVVTGVSTTTASFAAGQHRPRAGAEQQTDPGADARGGFDARRGSGDKARAALLRDAARAASRPETRRLRGSLGDQALLDLDGATGTPRLLTRLDGFLTGRSSQGAAKVTLGYVADHHDALGLSSKDLKTFHLRRDYVDVDGTHHLSWTQKVGGVDVFGNGLQSAVTDDGRLVSLGGSPVSEAAAAPASATRLDTGDQAISAARTEQGDPAAPGARDTAHQVLFVTRTGTHLGWSTVTMSAAHPTLTVLDAHTGGLLFRRPLSSDATSTDKLDAPKAGSGGLAYQYFPRAPRGGSQVSVDYTAKGWLDRNATKLSGNNSHAYSDVNDDNVSQGTEEAAPSAGHRWDYALKPFSVPGVSFCDNPYPCSWDPNVPYSWQANRAQNVAQVFFYVNNWHDHLLDGPIGFTEAAGNFQLRNSTRGGVAGDAVDTQTDDGANTAAGLPDGSHIDNANMSTPPDGQAPTMQMYLQHQPGTAYPDEDPFSPTNVGDEADTVYHEYTHGLSNRLVVDASGNSTLGEVQAGSMGEAWSDWYAMDYLVDQGLQRDARGTADIVLFQYDGAGTAVDRTEPLDCKVGDTTAACTGGATGHTGGYTYADYGQVIGSPEVHADGEIWSQTLWDLRDALGSTRTEALVTRAMELSPSNPSFLDERNALLSADTVKFGGRDSDAIWKVFANRGMGYYAGSLGGDDSAPGADFHRPPASVRTSSITGTVTDLDSGKPAPGITVTLAFQGGNGTANPSAVTATDGSYTIADVPVGSYAKLTASGAGYDPATTPVDVTPRGTVKNFSLRRDYAASSGGATIDSFTGPDFGPACGPAQAIDNSQATGWGSTTGDDDGTATNVFRPKNIVIDLKQTVAITEIAVDPSATCGDGGSASTGQYSVETSTDRTTWTPAASGTFTASDRGRLNPLTPAGGSATARYVRFTILGNQTPEFATSCPGGAFSGCQYTDLTEIEVYGKPAA
- a CDS encoding aminotransferase class IV produces the protein MARGTHDYDDDPRNAAIRIWVNGELLPRERAVVSVFDSGFVLGDGVWEGLRVRGGHPAFLETHLDRLYEGAQAILMDIGLTRAELTSAIYDTLRANDMVDGVHVRLMVTRGVKATPYQDPRVTVGPATVVIIAEHKEAIPDTVTHGITLFTTHVRRAYPDTLDPKLNSHSKLNDITACIQAYTAGADEALMLDPHGFVATCNSTHFFVVKGTPEEPEVWTSDGRFCLGGITRGNVLAMCRAGGITARETTFSLTDVYSAQEAFVTGTFAGVVPVRTVDGRTIGAGARGPVVERLQQMYVDLVDADVAGRSAP
- a CDS encoding STAS domain-containing protein, with the protein product MTMNKNRSPDGYALHDQPGVTTTHPPVLSLSVDRPCGWSVLAASGEMDTACAGVLRSLLSAAGPNVVVDLREVTFMDASGLGVLATSGHIARRLGGAVRLVGPSHQVRRVLSLTLLDRVLPIYDDLQEALTAA
- a CDS encoding cupin domain-containing protein; amino-acid sequence: MTAEATASGVVVHRAGSGPGTWAMGSLFEHLVSAGQSDGRLGMSLVTQPPGTATPLHRHTREAEALFLLEGRISYRAGEDLHELEDGAFLFLPQGLPHAFRVRGAAPARFLALTVPGGLMGLYDEVGIPAQAMRLPGPDGLPMAEEIARWNEVGPRYGLEVVGPPVPE
- a CDS encoding TetR/AcrR family transcriptional regulator, yielding MPDPVKTRTYRSERRQAQAAATRRAVLLAARDLFVGHGYPGTAVSEVARRAGVSVDTVYASVGRKPQLLLAVHDMVLGGTDEPVPAEQRDYVRAVRDATGARAKIEVYAAALGRLLPGTVPLADALRVAATTDDACRAVWEGLTERRAANMRLFARDLRGTGELRADLTDDQVADLVWSMNGPEYYLLVTSRGGGAEGYAALVTDVWTRTLLAPVDA
- a CDS encoding dihydrolipoyl dehydrogenase family protein, coding for MTSESRQVDVVVVGLGPGGESAATQLARAGLSVVGVDRRLVGGECPYYGCIPSKMMIRAADVLAEARRVADLAGASTVTPDWSPVHARIRDEATTDWDDQAAVDRLEDAGVTFVRGAARLTGPRTVEVDPSTGSGQGAVRYTATRGVVLNTGTDPSAPPVDGLAGTPFWTNRDAVRLADLPASLIVVGGGAIGAEMAQAFSRFGVRVTLLEVADRILAPEEPESSALVADVFAKEGIQVLAGATISSVSYAEGRFTVEVDGQSLHADKLLVAAGRRPALAGLGLDTVGLDPEARSIDTDERLRATGAEGLWAIGDITGKGAFTHMSMYQAAVAVRDILGQDGPPATYHAVPHVTFTDPEVGSVGMTEQQARDAGLSVRVGTTDLASSTRGWIARAEGLVKLVEDADRGCWSGPRPSARAGGEVLSMLVTAVHAEIPTDTLRSMIYAYPTFHRAVEDALSSLA
- a CDS encoding HAD family hydrolase gives rise to the protein MSHVTRVAMWSGPRNVSTAMMRSWENRGDTVVVDEPFYAAYLLRTGIDHPGRETVIASQPTDPTEVVAALHAPLPDGVGVHYSKQMTHHLADDMDLSWTRDFRNVLLIRDPAEVVASYVRSRESCEPEDIGLLQQVRLLDALRSGDGTPPVIDAGDFLRDPEAHLRWLCDWLGIGFTPRMLAWPAGPRSSDGVWAPYWYDAVWRSTGFEPWRPREVALGRHDADVAEACRPAYERLAALRIRL
- the pyrR gene encoding bifunctional pyr operon transcriptional regulator/uracil phosphoribosyltransferase PyrR; the encoded protein is MPSAPTGPAPRVVMDPRDVSRALTRIAHEILERNKGAADLVLLGIPSRGVPLAQRVAAKIAAVEGVDVAVGSLDVTMYRDDLRMRPARTLLPTEIPHGGIDGKVVVLVDDVLFSGRTIRAALDAMNDVGRPRAVRLAVLVDRGHRELPIRADFVGKNLPTSLVESVRVRLAEFDGEDAVTISGTPGAVTTRDENEEQR